The following proteins come from a genomic window of Bactrocera tryoni isolate S06 chromosome 1, CSIRO_BtryS06_freeze2, whole genome shotgun sequence:
- the LOC120766919 gene encoding dopamine receptor 2 yields MAIIRYVPTQDVASSIGSTNTTTITTTNHNSNNNDSNNNSYLPYARNSSSRVAAPAEPAVNVNNSLYYWEFAAEELPEFSLVAPELEPSIQQLAAAAQEPASSSSYSYQETNARTDNHTTEVQGEPPPSFYTSFNISDDIFDYFNGFLESTEQQQQQQPLLTTTSTESVTNAISNSVATANLTLTTYVQTVSNGSRDPALGEFLCLLPNERISLLSFLFLFSFATVFGNALVILAVVRERYLHTATNYFITSLAVADCLVGLVVMPLSALYEVLENTWFFGTDFCDIWRSLDVLFSTASILNLCVISLDRYWAITDPFSYPMRMTGRRAAFLICAVWVCSSTISFPAIVWWRAARDGEMPAYKCTFTEHLGYLVFSSTISFYLPLLVMVFTYCRIYRAAVIQTRSLKIGTKQVLMSSGELQLTLRIHRGGTTREPSTSASHHPTIHGSLGGAPSGDGLQHHRHHSHQHSTLHNHSASGTTTSTPEEPDDEPLSALHNNGLARHRHMGKNFSLSRKLAKFAKEKKAAKTLGIVMGVFIVCWLPFFVVNLLSGLCVECIEHEEIVSAVVTWLGWINSCMNPVIYACWSRDFRRAFVRLLCVCCPRGVRRKYQPTMRSKSQRFATRRCYSTCSLHGIQHVRHNSCEQTYI; encoded by the exons ATGGCGATAATAAGATATGTGCCCACGCAAGATGTCGCCAGCAGCATCGGTAGTACGAACACCACCACGATCACTACCACcaaccacaacagcaacaacaatgacagcaataacaatagctACCTACCGTATGCACGGAATAGCAGCAGTAGAGTCGCCGCGCCGGCTGAACCAGCCGTCAACGTCAACAACTCACTCTACTACTGGGAGTTTGCTGCGGAAGAGTTGCCTGAGTTCTCACTGGTCGCACCAGAGTTAGAACCTTCCATACAACAACTCGCCGCTGCAGCCCAAGAACCCGCGTCATCCTCCTCGTACTCATATCAAGAAACGAATGCCCGCACGGACAATCACACGACTGAGGTGCAAGGCGAGCCACCGCCTTCTTTCTACACAAGTTTCAATATTTCCGATGATATCTTCGATTATTTTAATGGATTTCTCGAAAGCAccgagcagcagcagcaacaacaaccattgTTGACCACCACCAGCACAGAGAGCGTAACGAACGCGATCAGCAATAGCGTGGCCACGGCGAACTTAACGCTCACCACGTACGTACAGACTGTTAGTAATGGCTCACGTGACCCAGCATTGGGTGAATTTCTCTGTCTACTACCCAATGAGCGTATTTCGTTGCTGTCATTTCTGTTTCTCTTCTCCTTCGCCACCGTGTTCGGCAATGCACTGGTGATACTGGCTGTGGTACGCGAACGCTATCTGCACACGGCCACGAATTACTTCATCACAAGTTTGGCGGTAGCCGATTGTCTGGTGGGCCTGGTTGTGATGCCCTTGTCGGCGCTGTACGAAGTGCTCGAGAATACGTGGTTTTTCGGCACCGACTTTTGTGATATCTGGCGCTCATTGGATGTGCTCTTCAGCACCGCTTCCATTTTGAATTTATGTGTGATATCATTGGATCGTTATTGGGCCATAACGGACCCATTCTCCTATCCGATGCGTATGACGGGAAGGCGCGCCGCCTTTCTGATATGCGCCGTGTGGGTGTGTTCGAGTACCATTAGTTTTCCAGCGATTGTGTGGTGGCGTGCGGCGCGCGACGGTGAGATGCCCGCTTATAAGTGCACGTTTACGGAGCATCTTGGCTATTTGGTCTTCTCATCGACGATTTCATTTTACCTGCCACTACTAGTTATGGTCTTCACCTATTGTCGCATCTATCGTGCTGCGGTCATACAGACACGTTCGCTGAAAATCGGCACCAAGCAAGTGCTGATGTCATCGGGTGAACTGCAATTAACCTTGCGCATACATCGCGGCGGCACGACACGTGAACCTTCGACAAGCGCGTCGCATCATCCGACAATTCATGGCTCGTTGGGTGGCGCACCGAGCGGCGATGGCTTGCAACATCATCGCCATCATTCACATCAACATTCGACGCTTCACAATCACAGCGCATCGGGCACGACGACTTCAACGCCCGAGGAGCCTGACGATGAACCACTATCGGCGTTGCATAATAATGGTCTGGCACGTCACAGGCATATGGGTAAAAATTTCTCCTTGTCGCGTAAGTTGGCGAAATTCGCCAAAGAGAAGAAAGCAGCCAAGACGTTGGGTATAGTGATGGGTGTGTTCATCGTGTGTTGGCTGCCGTTCTTCGTTGTTAATTTGCTATCCGGTTTATGTGTGGAGTGCATCGAACATGAAGAGATAGTGTCGGCAGTGGTCACATGGTTGGGCTGGATCAATTCATGCATGAATCCGGTGATATACGCTTGTTGGAGTCGAGACTTCAGGAG AGCATTTGTGCGTCTGCTGTGCGTTTGCTGCCCGCGTGGAGTACGCCGCAAATACCAACCGACAATGCGTTCCAAATCGCAG AGATTTGCGACGCGCCGTTGCTATTCGACATGCTCACTGCATGGCATTCAACATGTGCGACACAACTCCTGCGAACAGACATATATCTAG